In a single window of the Papaver somniferum cultivar HN1 chromosome 8, ASM357369v1, whole genome shotgun sequence genome:
- the LOC113306354 gene encoding uncharacterized protein LOC113306354, with amino-acid sequence MKLVKSEFFVLGKEILRWVPDHNGKFSVKSAYNCIMKEINGTGNAPFPWKDLWKINLPRKIKYHLWKCLHDCVSMRSKISRFVADISSECPFCKQEVETANHLFINCDVTKRIWFSLDANIAGSISNVILQGWIASWFHTSNVSKEEKEKYTQFVSFAIWHIWKLRCSVIFDNGSIQVSQLVAQVNKDIVEWNENSLKYNIARIAANQTKNIIPWKMPDIGFNKINFDAAYLKKNNYMGIGLILFSDAGKFVGAQSFSGIAQDEEQAEALAGLAAIKWARDSAVEKLHLEGDRQSVVIAINGDFSSIR; translated from the coding sequence ATGAAATTAGTAAAATCAGAATTCTTTGTACTGGGAAAGGAAATTCTCAGATGGGTTCCAGATCATAATGGAAAATTTAGTGTGAAATCTGCTTATAATTGCATTATGAAGGAAATTAATGGTACTGGCAATGCTCCTTTCCCCTGGAAAGATTTATGGAAGATTAACCTTCCACGAAAGATAAAATATCATCTTTGGAAATGTCTACATGACTGTGTTTCTATGAGAAGTAAAATTTCTAGGTTTGTTGCTGATATAAGTAGTGAATGTCCCTTTTGTAAACAAGAAGTTGAAACTGCTAATCATCTATTTATTAATTGTGATGTTACTAAAAGgatttggttttctcttgatgCTAACATTGCAGGGAGTATTTCTAATGTCATTTTACAGGGTTGGATAGCTAGCTGGTTCCATACCAGTAATGTATCCaaggaagagaaggagaaataTACTCAATTTGTTAGCTTTGCCATATGGCACATCTGGAAGCTTAGATGTTCTGTAATATTTGACAATGGATCAATTCAAGTATCTCAACTAGTGGCACAAGTTAACAAAGACATTGTTGAGTGGAATGAGAATTCTTTAAAATACAATATTGCAAGAATTGCTGCGAATCAAACTAAGAATATAATTCCTTGGAAAATGCCAGATATTGGATTCAATAAGATTAACTTTGATGCAGcttatttgaaaaaaaataattatatgggTATAGGACTGATATTGTTTTCTGATGCAGGGAAATTTGTAGGAGCTCAATCCTTCTCAGGCATAGCTCAAGATGAGGAACAAGCTGAAGCTCTAGCAGGACTGGCAGCAATTAAGTGGGCAAGGGATTCAGCTGTGGAAAAGCTACACCTGGAGGGTGATCGCCAGAGTGTAGTAATAGCTATCAATGGTGATTTTTCTAGTATTAGATGA
- the LOC113306356 gene encoding uncharacterized protein LOC113306356, with protein sequence MRAANQGLLVGFFLLRKDGIHIDLVDMNFNFITVLVNIDSRSGHTLLNCMYGALSDVRWDREWDYLNSLANKYSCPWIVLGDLNFILRQEEKFGGNTIPQSQLDEVKNHLDQLDHFDMNYRSNPFTWSNHRSNNSLILERLDRALVNHALINYFPNAITYHLLSLASDHCHILLVTSREENNTKRPLRFNRCWFSDNSCKELIKENWATSENGSKAYKHTRCLYNVKVALRKWNMRSFGNFQTHINDIQSQLDNINTNMHDTSNGLLKKKLEDDLKHWYVVRQNYYMQRAKENVLSFDDKNTKYFHDKVKLRKRRTQIECLKNTIGIWLTDKSMISTELKDHFSKMSRTTNPVSDSSFLDVLTPCHMLKQINHNFVSLIPKSNALKTPADFRPITLSNASYKIISKLLASRLKTVMDIFISPYQAAFLSSGKITDNIVIAHELIDTMRKNKTKSGLMAVKLDMSKAFDRIEWKFLINILKKLGFNEHWCNLIEKCISTVSTSIFLNGCPGEVYYPTRGIRQGHTLSPNLFIICMDVLSKILIDAERKNEIQGIKVTTTSPSVSHLFFADDCLVFTRASIKSARNLENMLDRFSKFSGQAINFEKSRIAFSPKIEPRTKSRILAILKIKNLGLADKYLGFTLLLQRNKMDSFKHLEKSCDKRFFWNKKRSARRGNLCNWDNVAKPTDLGGLNIRKTEHLNTALLAKLAWRMLTDPDALWVQILKHKYFPDYSPLHVVCTESVSWESKGICRGLELIRKYYCWEIGDRTSIEIWKDKWVPTIDNLLNSNFASNAMTTMNQLIVQERKE encoded by the exons ATGAGAGCTGCAAATCAG GGGCTTCTGGTGGGTTTTTTTTTGTTACGGAAAGATGGAATTCATATTGATCTTGTTGATATGAACTTCAATTTTATAACTGTGCTTGTTAATATCGATTCTAGAAGTGGTCACACTTTGTTGAATTGTATGTATGGTGCTTTAAGTGATGTTAGGTGGGATAGGGAATGGGATTATCTGAATAGTTTGGCTAATAAATACTCTTGTCCTTGGATTGTTCTTGGTGATTTAAATTTTATCCTGAGACAGGAGGAAAAGTTTGGTGGCAACACTATTCCTCAGAGTCAACTTGATGAAGTTAAAAATCATTTAGATCAATTAGACCATTTTGATATGAACTATAGAAGTAACCCTTTTACTTGGAGTAATCATAGGAGTAATAACTCTCTTATTCTTGAGAGACTTGATAGGGCCCTTGTTAATCATGCTTTGATAAATTACTTCCCTAATGCCATAACTTACCACTTATTAAGTTTAGCTAGTGACCACTGTCATATTCTTCTTGTGACCTCTAGGGAAGAAAACAACACTAAAAGACCTTTAAGGTTTAATAGGTGCTGGTTTAGTGACAACAGTTGCAAAGAGCTAATCAAGGAAAACTGGGCAACTAGTGAAAATGGGTCTAAAGCCTACAAACATACTAGATGTCTTTATAATGTTAAAGTGGCTCTTAGGAAATGGAATATGAGATCTTTTGGTAATTTTCAAACTCATATAAATGACATTCAATCTCAACTTGATAACATCAATACTAATATGCATGATACTTCTAATGGCTTActtaagaagaaattagaagatgATTTGAAACATTGGTATGTTGTTAGACAAAATTATTATATGCAAAGAGCAAAAGAAAATGTGTTGTCTTTTGATGATAAAAACACAAAGTACTTTCATGATAAAGTCAAACTTAGGAAAAGAAGAACACAAATTGAATGTTTGAAAAACACCATAGGAATTTGGCTAACTGATAAAAGCATGATATCAACTGAACTAAAGGATCATTTTAGTAAAATGAGTAGAACTACAAACCCTGTCAGTGATAGCAGCTTCCTTGATGTTTTGACTCCCT GTCATATGCTTAAGCAGATAAATCACAACTTTGTGTCTCTTATCCCTAAAAGTAATGCCCTTAAGACTCCTGCTGATTTTAGGCCTATTACTTTAAGTAATGCTAGTTATAAGATTATATCTAAACTTTTAGCTAGTAGACTTAAAACTGTGATGGACATATTTATTAGTCCTTACCAAGCAGCTTTCCTATCCTCTGGGAAAATAACAGACAATATAGTTATAGCTCATGAACTAATTGACACAATgagaaaaaacaaaaccaaatctGGTTTAATGGCTGTGAAATTAGATATGTCCAAGGCTTTTGATAGAATTGAATGGAAGTTCCTAATCAATATCTTGAAAAAACTAGGATTTAATGAACATTGGTGTAATCTTATTGAGAAATGTATATCAACAGTGTCTACTTCTATCTTTCTTAATGGCTGTCCTGGTGAGGTTTACTATCCCACAAGGGGTATTAGACAGGGACACACCTTGTCCCCCAACTTGTTCATAATTTGTATGGATGTTTTATCTAAAATTCTTATTGATGCAGAGAGGAAAAATGAAATTCAGGGTATCAAAGTAACTACAACCAGCCCATCAGTAAGtcacttattttttgctgatgactgcCTTGTTTTTACTAGGGCAAGTATTAAAAGTGCTAGGAATTTAGAGAACATGCTTGATAGGTTTAGTAAGTTCTCTGGTCAGGCCATCAATTTTGAGAAATCTAGGATTGCTTTTAGTCCCAAGATTGAACCTAGAACAAAATCCCGAATTTTAGCTATTTTGAAAATTAAGAATCTTGGCCTAGCTGATAAATACTTAGGATTTACATTACTTCTTCAAAGAAACAAAATGGATTCTTTTAAGCACTTAGAAAAATCTTGCGATAAAAG GTTTTTTTGGAATAAGAAGAGGTCTGCTAGAAGGGGTAATCTCTGTAATTGGGATAATGTTGCTAAACCCACAGATCTGGGTGGTCTGAACATTAGGAAAACTGAACACTTAAACACAGCTTTGCTTGCAAAGTTAGCCTGGAGAATGCTAACTGATCCTGATGCTTTGTGGGTTCAAATCCTCAAACATAAATATTTTCCTGATTATAGTCCTTTACATGTTGTTTGTACTGAAAGTGTTTCTTGGGAGTCGAAAGGCATATGTAGAGGTCTGGAGTTGATTAGGAAATATTATTGTTGGGAAATTGGGGATAGAACATCCATTGAAATATGGAAGGACAAATGGGTGCCAACCATTGACAATCTTCTTAATAGTAATTTTGCTTCTAATGCTATGACTACAATGAACCAACTGATTGTTCaggaaagaaaagagtga
- the LOC113303801 gene encoding structural maintenance of chromosomes protein 5-like, protein MRFSAKRKSRSEIFSRIDPSVHIALGFLESHCQMILAEGYFKSNNHALQLALEKEVNKLKGKLQTVTLEREKLRSKNQELRDLNQKRVLERYDFQFAVEDARADNEKLLTQISQLHNEHSYSLDQIENLTSENVHLTQQCETLGSQIYHLSKLLFSADLTHQTLSEENQSLSIEKRSFLKKEAMFSHQYLVLQKICDNQEQSLRTLRNQFDESTKTWTTPNEKVIQSKINLTVKMNQFQEQYAQLKESHDSLMKEKVSLSLDEKKIRSRLKGLVGDDFDKAMENMKNSGSALAQYLISQREESEKLHQSTISWLGSDLTKARKERAKFSTALISSRDRSERRCSYLQSFVEIGIKNAEKAVARDAHIKAQTLVNNILLEKSLPLVTVPPLDISDDEQLPVPDSDYEYVSDEEEDLEVPLQENQLEKDGSDEGFSKDPNSEMNVEASVVDQDASSNDA, encoded by the exons ATGCGGTTTTCGGCCAAACGAAAATCAAGGAGCGAGATCTTCTCTCGTATTGACCCAAGTGTCCATATCGCTCTTGGTTTCTTG GAATCTCACTGCCAGATGATCTTGGCTGAGGGATATTTTAAGTCTAACAATCATGCACTACAACTTGCTTTAGAGAAAGAGGTTAATAAGCTGAAAGGGAAACTCCAAACTGTAACTCTAGAACGCGAAAAGCTTCGTAGCAAGAATCAAGAGCTTAGAG atttaaaccagaagcgCGTTCTGGAGAGATATGATTTTCAATTTGCCGTTGAAGATGCTCGCGCTGATAATGAGAAGTTGCTGACCCAAATAAGCCAATTACATAACGAGCATTCATATTCTCTTGACCAGATTGAAAATTTAACAAGTGAGAATGTCCATTTAACTCAGCAGTGTGAGACATTGGGTTCCCAGATTTATCATCTATCTAAATTGTTGTTTAGTGCTGATTTAACACATCAAACTTTGTCAGAAGAGAATCAAAGTCTATCCATTGAGAAGCGGTCTTTCTTAAAGAAAGAAGCGATGTTTTCGCATCAGTATCTCGTTCTCCAGAAAATTTGTGataaccaagagcaatctcttcgtaCGTTAAGGAATCAGTTTGATGAATCAACAAAGACATGGACTACTCCAAATGAAAAGGTCATTCAAAGTAAGATAAATTTGACCGTGAAGATGAACCAATTTCAAGAACAATACGCCCAGTTAAAAGAGTCTCACGATTCCCTTATGAAAGAGAAGGTTTCTCTCTCTTTGGATGAGAAGAAAATTCGATCTCgtcttaaaggtttagttggtgatgattttgataaggctatggaaaatatgaagaatagtGGTTCTGCGTTAGCTCAATATCTCATTTCACAGAGGGAAG AGTCTGAGAAACTGCATCAATCTACCATCTCTTGGTTGGGATCCGATCTGACTAAGGCTCGCAAAGAACGTGCGAAATTCTCAACTGCTCTAATTTCTTCTCGTGATCGATCAGAGAGGAGATGTTCATATCTTCAAAGCTTCGTGGAAATTGGTATAAAAAATGCTGAGAAGGCTGTCGCTCGTGACGCTCATATTAAGGCTCAAACTCTTGTGAACAACATTCTTCTTGAGAAATCGCTTCCTTTGGTGACTGTTCCACCTCTTGATATAAGCGATGATGAGCAACTTCCTGTTCCAGACAGTGATTATGAGTATGTGAGCGATGAGGAGGAAGATCTTGAAGTTCCCcttcaagaaaatcaacttgaAAAGGATGGATCTGATGAAGGTTTTTCCAAAGATCCTAACAGCGAGATGAATGTTGAAGCTTCTGTGGTTGATCAAGATGCGTCTTCCAATGATGCTTAG